One part of the Arabidopsis thaliana chromosome 4, partial sequence genome encodes these proteins:
- the HAP2 gene encoding hapless 2 (HAPLESS 2 (HAP2); CONTAINS InterPro DOMAIN/s: Generative cell specific-1, HAP2-GCS1 (InterPro:IPR018928); Has 2122 Blast hits to 1565 proteins in 270 species: Archae - 6; Bacteria - 421; Metazoa - 806; Fungi - 82; Plants - 227; Viruses - 5; Other Eukaryotes - 575 (source: NCBI BLink).) yields the protein MVNAILMACILAGIFVGMFNEVDGIQILSKSKLEKCEKTSDSGNLNCSTKIVLNLAVPSGSSGGEASIVAEIVEVEDNSSSNMQTVRIPPVITVNKSAAYALYDLTYIRDVPYKPQEYHVTTRKCEHDAGPDIVQICERLRDEKGNVLEQTQPICCPCGPQRRMPSSCGDIFDKMIKGKANTAHCLRFPGDWFHVFGIGQRSLGFSVRVELKTGTRVSEVIIGPENRTATANDNFLKVNLIGDFGGYTSIPSFEDFYLVIPREAAEAGQPGSLGANYSMWMLLERVRFTLDGLECNKIGVGYEAFNTQPNFCSSPYWSCLHNQLWNFRESDINRIDRHQLPLYGLEGRFERINQHPNAGPHSFSIGVTETLNTNLMIELRADDIEYVFQRSPGKIINIAIPTFEALTQFGVAAVIIKNTGEVEASYSLTFDCSKGVAFVEEQFFIIKPKAVTTRSFKLYPTKDQAAKYICTAILKDSQFSEVDRAECQFSTTATVLDNGTQVTNPFQIPETQPKGFFDSIRILWTKIINGLVDFITGDTCRNKCSSFFDFSCHIQYVCLSWMVMFGLLLALFPITCLLLWLLHQKGLFDPCYDWWEDHFDLDHHRRLLPSRADVVNRHHHHHKHRHHHNHHRRTHQRHKHHHGQDDDVLQKMMLERDHSDSHYYHQLHRVHKDSKQKQRRRAKHGIVLPRDVHVERQRKQRLRES from the exons atggtGAACGCGATTTTAATGGCTTGTATACTCGCCGGAATTTTCGTCGGAATGTTCAACGAAGTCGACGGAATTCAGATTTTATCGAAATCAAAGCTCGAAAAGTGTGAGAAAACATCAGATTCTGGTAATCTCAATTGTTCCACTAAGATCGTCTTGAATCTCGCTGTTCCCAGTGGATcc AGTGGAGGAGAGGCTTCGATTGTAGCGGAGATCGTGGAGGTTGAAGATAACTCGAGTAGTAATATGCAAACCGTACGGATTCCACCGGTTATTACAGTGAACAAATCTGCAGCATATGCTCTCTATGATCTTACTTACATTAGG GATGTACCTTATAAACCTCAAGAGTATCATGTCACGACTCGAAAGTGTGAACACGATGCTGGACCGGATATTGTACAAATTTGTGAGAG GTTGAGAGATGAGAAGGGTAATGTTTTAGAGCAGACTCAGCCGATTTGTTGTCCATGTGGACCGCAACGAAGAATGCCTTCTTCTTGTGGAGATATTT TTGATAAGATGATTAAAGGGAAGGCAAATACCGCGCATTGCCTTCGTTTTCCAGGTGACTG GTTCCATGTTTTCGGGATTGGACAACGGTCACTAGGATTTAGTGTGCGAGTTGAGTTGAAAACAGGAACTAGAGTTTCA GAAGTGATCATTGGTCCTGAAAATAGGACAGCTACTGCAAATGATAACTTTCTCAAAGTTAATCTCATAGGAGACTTTGGTGGTTACACAAGTATTCCTTCTTTCGAGGACTTCTATCTTGTAATCCCAAGAGAG GCGGCTGAAGCGGGACAACCAGGGAGCTTAGGCGCAAATTACTCAATGTGGATGCTGCTTGAGAGAGTGAGATTTACATTGGATGGCTTAGAATGTAATAAAATCGGTGTTGGTTATGAAGCTTTCAACACCCAACCAAATTTCTGCTCTTCTCCATATTGGAGTTGCTTGCATAATCAACTATGGAACTTCCGTGAG TCAGATATAAACAGAATCGACCGACACCAACTTCCTTTATATGGACTTGAAGGAAGATTTGAGAGGATCAATCAACATCCA AACGCGGGGCCTCACTCGTTCTCAATTGGAGTCACGGAAACACTCAACACAAATCTAATGATAGAACTAAGAGCTGATGATATTGAATACGTTTTCCAGAG GAGTCCCGGTAAGATCATAAACATCGCGATACCGACATTCGAAGCACTTACACAATTCGGAGTTGCTGCAGTCATAATCAAGAATACTGGTGAAGTAGAAGCGTCTTATAGCTTAACG TTTGATTGCTCCAAAGGCGTGGCTTTTGTTGAG GAAcaatttttcattataaaacCGAAAGCGGTTACTACTCGGTCTTTTAAGCTGTACCCGACGAAAGATCAGGCTGCAAAGTATATATGCACAG ctATACTCAAGGACTCTCAGTTCAGCGAAGTAGACCGAGCCGAGTGTCAATTTAGTACAACGGCTACCGTACTTGACAATGGAACTCAG GTTACTAATCCATTTCAAATTCCAGAGACTCAACCTAAAGGTTTCTTTGATTCGATCAGGATACTATGGACGAAAATCATCAATGGTTTAGTCGATTTCATCACCGGAGATACTTGCAG AAACAAATGCTCGAGTTTCTTCGACTTCAGTTGCCACATTCAATACGTTTGCTTAAGCTGGATGGTTATGTTTGGTCTTCTCCTCGCTCTCTTCCCAATTA CTTGTTTGCTTCTTTGGCTCTTGCACCAAAAGGGACTCTTTGATCCATGCTACGACTGGTGGGAAGATCATTTCGATTTAGACCATCATCGGAGATTATTACCCTCCAGAGCAGACGTTGTTAACCgccatcatcaccatcacaaGCATCGTCATCACCATAATCACCATCGTAGGACACACCAGAGACACAAACATCATCATGGTCAAGACGACGACGTATTGCAGAAGATGATGCTTGAACGTGACCACAGCGACTCTCACTACTACCACCAACTTCATCGAGTCCATAAAGATAGCAAGCAGAAGCAGCGTAGGCGAGCCAAGCACGGGATCGTCCTGCCACGTGATGTGCACGTGGAAAGACAGAGGAAACAAAGACTACGTGAGAGTTAA
- a CDS encoding Cation transporter/ E1-E2 ATPase family protein (Cation transporter/ E1-E2 ATPase family protein; FUNCTIONS IN: ATPase activity; INVOLVED IN: cation transport, ATP biosynthetic process; LOCATED IN: integral to membrane, membrane; EXPRESSED IN: flower; EXPRESSED DURING: petal differentiation and expansion stage; CONTAINS InterPro DOMAIN/s: ATPase, P-type cation exchange, alpha subunit (InterPro:IPR006069), ATPase, P-type cation-transporter, N-terminal (InterPro:IPR004014), ATPase, P-type, ATPase-associated domain (InterPro:IPR008250), ATPase, P-type, K/Mg/Cd/Cu/Zn/Na/Ca/Na/H-transporter (InterPro:IPR001757), ATPase, P-type, plasma-membrane proton-efflux (InterPro:IPR006534), ATPase, P-type phosphorylation site (InterPro:IPR018303); BEST Arabidopsis thaliana protein match is: H(+)-ATPase 3 (TAIR:AT5G57350.2); Has 44930 Blast hits to 32175 proteins in 3165 species: Archae - 885; Bacteria - 29187; Metazoa - 4916; Fungi - 3187; Plants - 2417; Viruses - 6; Other Eukaryotes - 4332 (source: NCBI BLink).), producing the protein MATGDSLEDIKIEIDDDLEKIPIEEVFKKLRCSREGLSGAEGKERLKIFGPNKLENKKKEHITLRFFALMFKPLSWVIQAAAIMAMLFANGDGRQLFLGIVCLLIVNTIICYLKEDDAANVVAMARAGLSPKTKVLRDGKWSEQEASILVPGDIVSIKPGDIIPCDARLLEGDTLKVDQSALTGEFGPITKGPGEEVFSGTTCKQGEMEAVVIATGVHTFSGTTAHLVDNRTNKVGHFRKVVTEIENLCVISIAIGISIEVIVMYWIQRRNFSDVINNLLVLVIGGIPLAMPTVLYVIMVTGSLRLYRTGTITQRITAIEDMAAIDVLCSDKTGTLTLNKLSVDKNLIKVYSKDVEKEQVLLLAARASRIENRDGIDAAMVGSLADPKEARAGIREVHFNLVDKRTALTYIDGNGDWHRVSKGTPEQILDLCNARDDLRKSVHSAIRNYAERGLKSFAISWFRNTNCNTVFFFPYQLCSEHKYHIVNKLQERHICGLIGDGVDDVPSLKKADVGIAVANATEAARAASDIVLTEPGLSVIIDAVLASRAILQQMKHYTIYAVSITIRVVFGFMFIALIWKFDFSPFMVLAIALLNEETTKAITMDNVTNPSPTPDSLKLKEIFATGVVYGSYMALITVVFFWAAYRTDIFPRTFHVRDLRGNEAEMMCALYLQVSIMSQALFFVIQSRSWFFVERPGELLFLSFVTVQTIATTLAVYASWETARIEGIGWSWAGVIWLYNIIFFFPLDIMKFGIRYILTGKAQSLFDNMVHLVLNSYAKLSNGIYNHTQADHTYSLLEVSTPPSQDLRGVGWV; encoded by the exons ATGGCGACTGGTGATTCTCTCGAAGATATTAAGATcgagattgatgatgatttg GAGAAAATCCCAATTGAAGAAGTTTTCAAGAAGTTGCGATGCAGCAGAGAAGGTTTATCTGGAgcagaaggaaaagaaagacTCAAGATCTTTGGACCAAACAAACtcgaaaacaagaagaag GAACACATAACACTCAGGTTCTTCGCTTTAATGTTTAAGCCTTTATCTTGGGTTATACAAGCAGCTGCAATCATGGCTATGTTGTTTGCTAACGGCGATGGAAGGCAACTATTTCTCGGTATTGTATGTCTTTTGATAGTCAACACAATAATCTGCTATCTCAAAGAAGACGATGCCGCAAATGTTGTTGCTATGGCTAGGGCTGGTCTTTCTCCCAAAACTAAG GTTTTGAGAGATGGAAAATGGTCAGAGCAAGAAGCTTCAATTCTTGTTCCTGGAGATATCGTGAGCATCAAGCCAGGTGACATCATTCCTTGTGATGCACGTCTTCTTGAAGGCGACACTTTAAAAGTTGATCAATCTGCTCTAACCGGAGAATTCGGTCCCATAACAAAAGGTCCAGGAGAAGAAGTTTTCTCCGGTACTACCTGCAAGCAAGGTGAGATGGAAGCGGTTGTGATCGCCACTGGAGTCCACACGTTTTCTGGTACAACGGCTCATCTTGTCGACAatagaacaaacaaagttGGACATTTCCGGAAAGTGGTAACCGAAATCGAAAACTTGTGCGTAATCTCCATAGCCATCGGTATTTCAATTGAGGTCATTGTGATGTACTGGATCCAGCGTAGAAACTTCAGTGACGTTATCAACAATCTTCTGGTTCTTGTGATTGGTGGGATCCCCCTTGCAATGCCTACTGTTCTATATGTAATAATGGTTACTGGTTCCCTTAGGTTGTATCGAACAGGAACTATCACGCAACGAATAACCGCCATTGAAGATATGGCCGCTATTGATGTTCTGTGCAGTGATAAAACCGGGACTCTAACTCTCAACAAGCTTAGTGTTGACAAGAATCTGATTAAGGTTTATTCTAAAGACGTTGAGAAAGAACAAGTGTTGCTATTAGCTGCAAGAGCTTCGAGAATAGAGAATCGAGATGGTATTGATGCTGCTATGGTTGGATCTCTTGCTGATCCAAAAGAG gCAAGAGCTGGAATTAGAGAAGTTCACTTCAATCTAGTTGATAAACGAACCGCTTTAACTTATATCGATGGCAACGGAGACTGGCATCGAGTAAGCAAAGGAACTCCAGAGCAG ATTCTTGATCTTTGCAACGCGAGAGATGATCTGAGGAAGAGTGTCCACTCGGCAATCAGAAATTACGCTGAGCGTGGACTCAAGTCATTTGCCATATCTTGGTTCCGAAATACAAATTGTAAcactgtctttttttttccttaccaATTATGTTCAGAGCACAAATACCATATTGTGAACAAGTTGCAAGAGAGGCATATTTGTGGTTTGATTGGTGATGGAGTGGATGACGTTCCTTCGTTGAAGAAAGCGGATGTTGGTATCGCTGTTGCGAATGCTACTGAAGCTGCAAGAGCTGCTTCTGATATCGTTTTGACTGAGCCTGGACTTAGTGTTATCATCGACGCGGTTCTAGCTAGTCGAGCCATTTTGCAACAAATGAAGCACTACACA ATTTATGCAGTTTCAATAACCATCCGTGTTGTG TTTGGGTTCATGTTCATCGCTTTAATATGGAAGTTCGACTTTTCACCATTCATGGTTTTGGCCATTGCTTTGTTAAACGAAG AAACCACCAAGGCTATCACAATGGATAATGTCACCAATCCTTCTCCTACACCAGATAGCTTGAAACTCAAAGAGATCTTCGCAACCGGCGTTGTTTATGGCAGTTACATGGCTTTAATAACTGTTGTGTTCTTTTGGGCTGCATACAGAACCGATATCTTCCCG agaACGTTCCACGTGAGAGACTTGAGAGGCAATGAAGCAGAGATGATGTGTGCTTTATACTTACAAGTGAGTATTATGAGCCAAGCTCTTTTCTTCGTTATTCAATCAAGAAGCTGGTTTTTTGTCGAACGACCTGGAGAGttattgtttctctctttcgtGACAGTACAAACT ATTGCAACAACACTCGCGGTATACGCAAGTTGGGAAACTGCGAGAATCGAGGGAATAGGATGGAGTTGGGCTGGAGTTATTTGGCTCTacaacatcatcttcttttttccattaGACATAATGAAATTCGGAATCCGTTACATACTAACCGGAAAAGCTCAGAGTCTCTTTGACAACATGGTACACTTAGTTTTGAACAGTTATGCAAAACTCAGCAATGGAATATACAACCATACTCAAGCTGACCATACTTACTCACTCTTGGAAGTGTCAACTCCTCCATCCCAGGACTTGAGAGGCGTTGGGTGGGTTTAA
- the SAY1 gene encoding Ubiquitin-like superfamily protein, with product MATPNQEAIDTFISITGASDAVALQKLEEHRGDLNQAVNAYFSEGDRNVVREAPVNDDDEMDIDDVIPAPQSPLSMFNAARTIGRPPFSLLDSDFARRVFDSDPLMPRPPFVSHPREVRQIPIEVKDSSGPSGRSSDAPTIEDVTETAHVQGPVTTQGTVIIDEESDDDIPFAPMGRSRQDRPAGSVANNNNQDYNDIEEEMIRAAIEASKKEAEGSSNPLLEERPLHMEDDDDIAIAVTMSLKSAEEEVLRSQGYKASTSEIGASAVTAAQGPQDTQALNGRLAAPSSPFDDDSDDVDEQPLVRHRPRRAASGSLAPPNADRSRSGSPEEEHASINPAERGSGFPSEWGGISSEEHDEAVMLEAAMFGGIPETGYNHLPFLPPQPRAQPRPPSPSLTAQRLIREQQDDEYVASLQADRDKEMKSIRDAEARQLEEETARKAFLEEEKKKEEEAQRKLEEEQWIEKDQPKHLQLYYIRKMYLYTIQ from the exons ATGGCGACACCGAATCAGGAAGCAATCGACACTTTCATCAGCATCACCGGCGCTTCTGACGCCGTCGCCCTTCAGAAACTCGAG GAGCATCGTGGTGATCTTAATCAAGCAGTGAATGCATATTTCAGCGAAGGAGATCGAAATGT AGTACGTGAAGCGCCggttaatgatgatgatgaaatggATATAGATGATGTGATTCCGGCTCCACAATCTCCTCTCTCTATGTTCAATGCAGCTAGAACAATTGGCCGTCCTCCCTTTTCGCTTTTGGATTCGGACTTTGCTAGACGTGTATTTGATAGCGATCCTCTTATGCCACGCCCTCCGTTTGTTAGTCATCCTAGAGAGGTTAGGCAGATACCTATAGAGGTTAAGGATAGCAGTGGGCCATCTGGACGATCTAGTGATGCTCCTACTATTGAAGATGTGACAGAAACAGCTCATGTTCAGGGTCCAGTAACTACCCAAGGAACTGTTATTATTGATgaagagagtgatgatgatattcCTTTTGCACCAATGGGACGAAGTAGGCAAGACAGACCTGCTGGTTCTGTAgccaataataataatcaagaTTACAAtgatatagaagaagaaatgatcaGAGCTGCCATTGAGGCCTCAAAGAAAGAGGCTGAG gGATCAAGTAACCCTTTACTTGAAGAGAGGCCACTTCAcatggaagatgatgatgacataGCAATAGCTGTTACAATGTCATTGAAG TCAGCGGAGGAAGAAGTTTTGCGCAGTCAAGGGTATAAGGCCTCAACCTCGGAAATAGGAGCTTCTGCAGTGACTGCTGCTCAAGGACCTCAGGATACCCAGGCCCTGAACGGAAG ATTGGCAGCACCTAGTTCACCATTTGATGATGACtctgatgatgttgatgagcaACCTCTTGTTAGACACAGGCCAAGACGTGCAGCATCCGGATCTCTGGCTCCACCTAACGCTGATCGTTCCCGGAGTGGGAGtcctgaagaagaacatgCAAGTATTAATCCAGCGGAGCGTGGCAGTGGGTTTCCTTCTGAG TGGGGAGGCATTTCATCTGAGGAACATGATGAAGCTGTCATGCTCGAGGCAGCCATGTTTGGTGGCATTCCTGAAACTGGATATAATCATCTTCCATTCTTACCTCCTCAGCCGAGGGCCCAACCACGTCCACCCTCACCTTCGCTGACAGCTCAGAGGTTGATACGGGAACAGCAG GATGATGAGTATGTTGCGTCCCTGCAAGCTGACCGAGATAAAGAAATGAAGTCCATTAGAGATGCTGAGGCACGTCAGCTAGAGGAAGAAACTGCGAGAAAGGCTTTTCtggaggaagaaaagaaaaaagaggaagaagctcaAAGAAAACTCGAGGAGGAACAG TGGATAGAGAAAGATCAGCCAAAACACCTGCAGCTTTATTACATCAGAAAAATGTATCTCTATACAATACAATAG
- the SAY1 gene encoding Ubiquitin-like superfamily protein (SAY1; INVOLVED IN: vesicle-mediated transport; LOCATED IN: cytosol, nucleus; EXPRESSED IN: 25 plant structures; EXPRESSED DURING: 14 growth stages; CONTAINS InterPro DOMAIN/s: UBX (InterPro:IPR001012), Ubiquitin interacting motif (InterPro:IPR003903), UBA-like (InterPro:IPR009060); BEST Arabidopsis thaliana protein match is: Ubiquitin-like superfamily protein (TAIR:AT4G23040.1); Has 5504 Blast hits to 4000 proteins in 512 species: Archae - 3; Bacteria - 644; Metazoa - 2099; Fungi - 780; Plants - 360; Viruses - 48; Other Eukaryotes - 1570 (source: NCBI BLink).): MATPNQEAIDTFISITGASDAVALQKLEEHRGDLNQAVNAYFSEGDRNVVREAPVNDDDEMDIDDVIPAPQSPLSMFNAARTIGRPPFSLLDSDFARRVFDSDPLMPRPPFVSHPREVRQIPIEVKDSSGPSGRSSDAPTIEDVTETAHVQGPVTTQGTVIIDEESDDDIPFAPMGRSRQDRPAGSVANNNNQDYNDIEEEMIRAAIEASKKEAEGSSNPLLEERPLHMEDDDDIAIAVTMSLKSAEEEVLRSQGYKASTSEIGASAVTAAQGPQDTQALNGRLAAPSSPFDDDSDDVDEQPLVRHRPRRAASGSLAPPNADRSRSGSPEEEHASINPAERGSGFPSEWGGISSEEHDEAVMLEAAMFGGIPETGYNHLPFLPPQPRAQPRPPSPSLTAQRLIREQQDDEYVASLQADRDKEMKSIRDAEARQLEEETARKAFLEEEKKKEEEAQRKLEEEQELERQLDAKEASLPKEPQADEENAITLLIRMPDGTRRGRRFLKSDKLQTLFNFIDIARVVKPNTYRLVRPYPRHAFGDGESESTLNDLGLTSKQEALFLELI; encoded by the exons ATGGCGACACCGAATCAGGAAGCAATCGACACTTTCATCAGCATCACCGGCGCTTCTGACGCCGTCGCCCTTCAGAAACTCGAG GAGCATCGTGGTGATCTTAATCAAGCAGTGAATGCATATTTCAGCGAAGGAGATCGAAATGT AGTACGTGAAGCGCCggttaatgatgatgatgaaatggATATAGATGATGTGATTCCGGCTCCACAATCTCCTCTCTCTATGTTCAATGCAGCTAGAACAATTGGCCGTCCTCCCTTTTCGCTTTTGGATTCGGACTTTGCTAGACGTGTATTTGATAGCGATCCTCTTATGCCACGCCCTCCGTTTGTTAGTCATCCTAGAGAGGTTAGGCAGATACCTATAGAGGTTAAGGATAGCAGTGGGCCATCTGGACGATCTAGTGATGCTCCTACTATTGAAGATGTGACAGAAACAGCTCATGTTCAGGGTCCAGTAACTACCCAAGGAACTGTTATTATTGATgaagagagtgatgatgatattcCTTTTGCACCAATGGGACGAAGTAGGCAAGACAGACCTGCTGGTTCTGTAgccaataataataatcaagaTTACAAtgatatagaagaagaaatgatcaGAGCTGCCATTGAGGCCTCAAAGAAAGAGGCTGAG gGATCAAGTAACCCTTTACTTGAAGAGAGGCCACTTCAcatggaagatgatgatgacataGCAATAGCTGTTACAATGTCATTGAAG TCAGCGGAGGAAGAAGTTTTGCGCAGTCAAGGGTATAAGGCCTCAACCTCGGAAATAGGAGCTTCTGCAGTGACTGCTGCTCAAGGACCTCAGGATACCCAGGCCCTGAACGGAAG ATTGGCAGCACCTAGTTCACCATTTGATGATGACtctgatgatgttgatgagcaACCTCTTGTTAGACACAGGCCAAGACGTGCAGCATCCGGATCTCTGGCTCCACCTAACGCTGATCGTTCCCGGAGTGGGAGtcctgaagaagaacatgCAAGTATTAATCCAGCGGAGCGTGGCAGTGGGTTTCCTTCTGAG TGGGGAGGCATTTCATCTGAGGAACATGATGAAGCTGTCATGCTCGAGGCAGCCATGTTTGGTGGCATTCCTGAAACTGGATATAATCATCTTCCATTCTTACCTCCTCAGCCGAGGGCCCAACCACGTCCACCCTCACCTTCGCTGACAGCTCAGAGGTTGATACGGGAACAGCAG GATGATGAGTATGTTGCGTCCCTGCAAGCTGACCGAGATAAAGAAATGAAGTCCATTAGAGATGCTGAGGCACGTCAGCTAGAGGAAGAAACTGCGAGAAAGGCTTTTCtggaggaagaaaagaaaaaagaggaagaagctcaAAGAAAACTCGAGGAGGAACAG GAGCTAGAAAGACAACTAGATGCAAAAGAAGCGTCTTTACCTAAGGAGCCTCAAGCTGATGAAGAGAATGCCATTACCCTTCTAATCCGGATGCCGGATGGAACACGTCGGGGCCGCCGGTTCCTTAAATCTGACAAACTCCAA ACCCTTTTCAACTTTATAGACATTGCCAGAGTGGTGAAACCCAACACTTACAGACTG GTGAGGCCATATCCGAGGCATGCGTTTGGAGATGGGGAAAGTGAGTCGACCTTAAACGATCTTGGATTGACCAGCAAACAAGAAGCATTGTTCCTTGAGCTTATCTAG
- a CDS encoding Galactose oxidase/kelch repeat superfamily protein (Galactose oxidase/kelch repeat superfamily protein; CONTAINS InterPro DOMAIN/s: Galactose oxidase/kelch, beta-propeller (InterPro:IPR011043), Kelch related (InterPro:IPR013089), Kelch-type beta propeller (InterPro:IPR015915); BEST Arabidopsis thaliana protein match is: Galactose oxidase/kelch repeat superfamily protein (TAIR:AT4G11770.1); Has 1087 Blast hits to 1039 proteins in 91 species: Archae - 4; Bacteria - 51; Metazoa - 373; Fungi - 2; Plants - 634; Viruses - 0; Other Eukaryotes - 23 (source: NCBI BLink).): MVHFAIIDEKLLVSVPIRNYCPRFGLKNIITLGSNIYMIGEFSSTVFFMDCRSHTWHEGPGMQVAAKYNEVSVLDGKIYVVERCKVSVSSNLIQVFDPKTQIWECVASPSTGIRGRFGLNSLAIDGKLYLFGDKNLVYKPKEKTWDVVGFEINFHWIPHDSFCVIDKVIIYYYNRHSRLLEWYDPEGSSWGILNGLEELLPKLPRVLVSRHVRLVDYGGKVAIFWEKEVRPLIGYNKITIWCAEIALERRNAQEIYGKIEWCNVVLTLPSSCSIDELNAVSIIV, from the coding sequence ATGGTTCACTTCGCAATTATTGATGAAAAACTTTTGGTGTCAGTCCCTATTCGCAATTATTGTCCTCGGTTTGGGCTCAAGAATATCATCACACTTGGTTCTAATATCTACATGATTGGGGAATTCTCCTCTACGGTCTTCTTCATGGACTGTCGATCTCACACTTGGCACGAAGGTCCAGGCATGCAGGTGGCCGCAAAGTACAACGAGGTGAGTGTTCTTGATGGGAAAATATATGTAGTGGAAAGATGCAAAGTTTCCGTCTCCTCGAATTTGATCCAGGTTTTCGATCCCAAAACCCAAATATGGGAGTGTGTGGCAAGCCCTAGCACGGGGATTCGCGGGCGTTTTGGATTAAACAGCTTAGCTATAGATGGAAAGCTTTACCTGTTTGGGgataaaaatttggtttacaAGCCTAAAGAAAAAACGTGGGATGTGGTAGGATTTGAGATAAATTTCCATTGGATTCCCCATGATTCTTTTTGCGTGATAGATAAGGTAATCATCTACTATTACAATAGACATTCCAGGTTGCTCGAATGGTATGACCCTGAAGGAAGCTCGTGGGGAATTTTGAATGGTTTGGAAGAACTACTACCGAAATTACCTCGAGTGTTAGTTAGTCGTCATGTTAGATTGGTGGATTATGGTGGAAAGGTCGCGATTTTTTGGGAGAAGGAAGTGCGTCCTCTTATCGGCTATAACAAGATTACCATTTGGTGTGCTGAGATTGCGCTTGAAAGACGCAATGCACAAGAGATTTATGGGAAAATTGAGTGGTGTAATGTTGTGCTTACATTGCCCAGTTCATGTTCTATTGATGAGTTAAATGCTGTCAGTATCATTGTCTGA